One window of the Archangium primigenium genome contains the following:
- the gltJ gene encoding adventurous gliding motility protein GltJ, which translates to MRFVCDSCRAQYSISDDKVGAKGVKVRCKKCGHNIVVRSAGSAAAKDEGSAHEASASNGSSSGAQDQKDGFGLPASLGTPPEGGIFGGVEDDEIGAVFDQVLNSGSHKLPAGEVGDADVAAVSDASDAVRKLAEAEASSTKPAVSHEWFVAIDEKQVGPLTMEKVKDHWEKGEVGPDSLCWRAGFSDWIPLSEATELASVLAPRPTRPVIVEPTPVAASSSASSGPVESAFSAGASSRAARAETPAPVAPSAQDSGWKPSAASVLASLVKEENEALSKPAAKAAAEEKAVPASSGLLDVPPPDAAVTKSPLLPDAPAPAPYMPAPAPGYAPAPQGYPQPMPQQYAPPPAYAPPPAYPGYPPPAAPKQGGKTGMVIGIAAGALLMLGGVGFFLASRPSEPPAAPQPVAQAQAPAAVKPAEPAPTPPATAVAAAPTPPAETTPPPTAATPTTTPPAVAAAGTPAATPPAATPPPAAEPTKPAEEPKTAPAQVARAEIPDRTGTKRGTSTSRGASAPSRGSSNDDAEEITARAKPAAKSSGGGNADDEFDELFGTKKASATSSASAKGRTAYIPPEPGEGGATIDKLGQSDIMQVVLNNKPAIVKCVGEQKKKDPGLSGKLVMRWTIQPNGKTKNVSCQTGEFRSTYMATCISGLIKGWNFPKHKVQGEPIDFPFTF; encoded by the coding sequence ATGCGTTTCGTCTGCGACAGCTGCCGCGCGCAGTACTCCATTAGCGACGACAAGGTGGGCGCCAAGGGCGTCAAGGTTCGTTGCAAGAAGTGCGGCCATAACATTGTGGTTCGCTCCGCTGGCTCGGCGGCGGCGAAGGATGAGGGGTCGGCCCACGAGGCCTCGGCCTCGAACGGCTCGTCCTCGGGCGCCCAGGATCAGAAGGACGGCTTCGGTCTTCCGGCGAGCCTGGGGACGCCTCCCGAAGGAGGCATCTTCGGGGGCGTCGAGGACGACGAGATTGGCGCCGTGTTCGACCAGGTGCTCAACTCGGGCTCCCACAAGCTCCCCGCGGGCGAGGTGGGCGATGCGGATGTCGCCGCGGTGTCGGACGCGAGCGATGCGGTGCGCAAGCTCGCCGAGGCCGAGGCGAGCAGCACCAAGCCCGCCGTCTCTCACGAGTGGTTCGTCGCCATCGACGAGAAGCAGGTGGGCCCGCTCACCATGGAGAAGGTGAAGGACCACTGGGAGAAGGGCGAGGTGGGTCCGGACAGCCTGTGCTGGCGCGCGGGCTTCAGCGACTGGATTCCGCTCTCCGAGGCCACGGAGCTCGCCTCGGTGCTCGCGCCGCGACCGACGCGTCCGGTCATCGTGGAGCCCACGCCGGTGGCGGCGTCGTCGTCCGCGTCCTCGGGCCCGGTGGAATCCGCGTTCAGCGCGGGCGCCTCCTCGCGCGCCGCTCGGGCCGAGACCCCGGCCCCCGTGGCGCCCTCGGCACAGGACTCGGGCTGGAAGCCCTCGGCGGCGAGTGTGCTCGCCTCGCTGGTGAAGGAGGAGAACGAGGCCCTGTCCAAGCCCGCCGCCAAGGCCGCGGCCGAGGAGAAGGCCGTGCCCGCCTCGTCGGGCCTGCTGGACGTGCCGCCCCCCGACGCGGCCGTGACCAAGAGCCCGTTGCTGCCGGACGCGCCCGCGCCGGCGCCGTACATGCCCGCCCCCGCGCCGGGCTATGCGCCCGCGCCCCAGGGCTACCCTCAGCCCATGCCGCAGCAGTACGCGCCGCCTCCGGCCTACGCACCGCCTCCGGCCTACCCGGGCTACCCGCCCCCGGCGGCGCCCAAGCAAGGCGGCAAGACGGGCATGGTGATTGGCATCGCCGCCGGGGCCCTGTTGATGTTGGGGGGTGTGGGCTTCTTCCTGGCGTCCCGTCCGTCGGAGCCGCCCGCGGCGCCCCAGCCCGTGGCCCAGGCCCAGGCTCCCGCCGCCGTGAAGCCCGCCGAGCCGGCTCCGACGCCCCCGGCCACGGCGGTGGCCGCCGCGCCGACGCCCCCGGCGGAGACGACGCCTCCTCCCACCGCCGCCACGCCCACGACGACGCCTCCCGCCGTGGCGGCCGCGGGCACGCCCGCGGCGACGCCTCCCGCGGCGACGCCTCCGCCCGCCGCCGAGCCGACGAAGCCCGCGGAGGAGCCCAAGACGGCGCCCGCGCAGGTGGCGCGTGCCGAGATTCCGGACCGCACGGGGACCAAGCGAGGCACGTCCACGAGCCGTGGCGCGTCCGCGCCCTCGCGCGGCTCGAGCAACGACGATGCCGAGGAGATCACGGCGCGTGCCAAGCCCGCGGCGAAGAGCAGCGGGGGTGGGAACGCGGATGACGAGTTCGACGAGCTCTTTGGCACGAAGAAGGCCAGTGCCACGAGCAGCGCCTCGGCGAAGGGCCGCACGGCCTACATCCCGCCCGAGCCGGGTGAAGGCGGCGCGACGATCGACAAGCTGGGTCAGTCGGACATCATGCAGGTGGTGCTCAACAACAAGCCCGCCATCGTGAAGTGCGTGGGAGAGCAGAAGAAGAAGGACCCGGGCTTGAGCGGCAAGCTGGTGATGCGTTGGACGATCCAGCCCAATGGCAAGACGAAGAACGTGTCCTGTCAGACGGGGGAGTTCCGGTCGACCTACATGGCGACCTGCATCTCGGGGCTCATCAAGGGGTGGAACTTCCCGAAGCACAAGGTTCAGGGAGAGCCCATCGATTTCCCGTTCACGTTCTGA